In Kitasatospora sp. NBC_00240, the following are encoded in one genomic region:
- a CDS encoding MauE/DoxX family redox-associated membrane protein, which translates to MGDTTADPREAAPAEGRQAIPEGVPMAGQQGAPPHPHTAVRPVGGALRRVVDGPAGEWIGTVVRLALAVVWGWAGLAKISDPAEAAQAVRAYEILPESLVKPVGYALPFLELALAVLLVIGLGVRIVAVVSALLLLTFIAGITSAWARGISIDCGCFGGGGTVDASQTEYLQEILRDTGFLLLAAWLIYRPRTKLSADAWLAA; encoded by the coding sequence GTGGGTGACACCACGGCAGATCCGCGTGAGGCCGCGCCCGCCGAGGGCCGGCAGGCGATTCCCGAGGGGGTTCCGATGGCCGGTCAGCAGGGTGCCCCGCCGCACCCGCACACCGCCGTCCGGCCGGTCGGCGGCGCACTGCGACGGGTGGTCGACGGACCGGCGGGGGAGTGGATCGGCACGGTCGTCCGGCTCGCCCTGGCCGTGGTCTGGGGCTGGGCCGGCCTGGCCAAGATCTCCGACCCGGCGGAGGCCGCGCAGGCCGTCCGGGCGTACGAGATCCTCCCCGAGTCGCTGGTCAAACCGGTCGGCTACGCGCTGCCCTTCCTGGAGCTGGCGCTCGCAGTCCTGTTGGTGATCGGGCTCGGCGTGCGGATCGTCGCCGTGGTCTCCGCCCTGCTGCTGCTCACCTTCATCGCCGGCATCACCTCGGCCTGGGCCCGCGGCATCTCGATCGACTGCGGCTGCTTCGGCGGCGGCGGCACCGTCGACGCCTCGCAGACCGAGTACCTGCAGGAGATCCTGCGCGACACCGGGTTCCTGCTGCTGGCCGCCTGGCTGATCTACCGGCCCCGCACCAAGCTCTCCGCCGACGCCTGGCTGGCGGCCTGA
- a CDS encoding thioredoxin domain-containing protein: MSEKNRDGKRTARERMQEERAAQEAKARRNKKLAVGGAVLAVIAVAAVVGVVVQNNRSKPETPVAAPAGTIGDKNLVIPVGSANAPSTLTVYEDPRCPACGAFEREFGPTIDQLEDQGKLFVNYHIVSFIDRAVPGKGSRYGANALGCAQDAGHFRDYHDVLYRNQPDETNDAFGNKATLIALAKPIPGLDTPAFQACVNDNKFGGWVSAVQQDFDKSNFKSTPTVLLNGEPVYPKMGTDEITPANLVKWVDTANQGKPLGTPGTNGQSAAPTSTASESNNPSPGAGG; the protein is encoded by the coding sequence ATGAGCGAGAAGAACCGAGATGGCAAGCGCACCGCCCGCGAGCGGATGCAGGAGGAGCGGGCCGCGCAGGAGGCCAAGGCCAGGCGCAACAAGAAGCTCGCCGTCGGCGGCGCGGTGCTGGCGGTGATCGCGGTCGCGGCGGTGGTCGGCGTGGTGGTGCAGAACAACCGCTCCAAGCCGGAGACCCCGGTGGCCGCCCCGGCCGGCACCATCGGCGACAAGAACCTGGTGATCCCGGTCGGCTCGGCGAACGCCCCCTCCACCCTCACCGTGTACGAGGACCCGCGCTGCCCGGCCTGCGGCGCCTTCGAGCGCGAGTTCGGCCCGACCATCGACCAGCTGGAGGACCAGGGCAAGCTCTTCGTCAACTACCACATCGTCTCGTTCATCGACCGGGCCGTGCCCGGCAAGGGCTCCCGGTACGGCGCCAACGCCCTGGGCTGCGCCCAGGACGCCGGCCACTTCCGCGACTACCACGACGTGCTGTACCGCAACCAGCCGGACGAGACCAACGACGCCTTCGGCAACAAGGCCACCCTGATCGCGCTGGCCAAGCCGATCCCGGGCCTGGACACACCGGCCTTCCAGGCCTGCGTGAACGACAACAAGTTCGGCGGCTGGGTGTCGGCCGTGCAGCAGGACTTCGACAAGTCCAACTTCAAGTCCACGCCGACCGTGCTGCTCAACGGCGAGCCGGTGTACCCGAAGATGGGCACCGACGAGATCACCCCGGCGAACTTGGTGAAGTGGGTCGACACGGCCAACCAGGGCAAGCCGCTCGGCACCCCCGGCACCAACGGCCAGAGCGCGGCCCCGACCAGCACTGCCTCCGAGAGCAACAACCCGTCCCCCGGCGCCGGCGGCTGA
- the lgt gene encoding prolipoprotein diacylglyceryl transferase: MNIAYIPSPSRGVLELGPIPLRAYAFCIIIGVVVAVWLGSKRWVARGGAKHTVGDIAVWAVPFGLVGGRLYHVITDHQLYFGDGRNPWNAFKVWEGGLGIWGAIALGAVGAWIGARRRGVPLPPWADALAPGIALAQACGRWGNWFNQELYGKETTLPWGLKIDKTLPDGEIVQGIYHPTFLYESLWCVGVALLVIWADRRFTLGHGRAFALYVAAYTVGRFWIEALRIDEAHRFFGLRLNDWTAIVVFLGAVAYLVIVGKKRPGREDPDSIDPVSRDERAAAAAAAAGSADGTDGTDGTDGTDGTPRAEASEVADVTDEADGAGRAEDGSRAADAAAEPHRAEPKKTP; this comes from the coding sequence ATGAATATCGCTTACATTCCGAGCCCGTCGCGGGGCGTCCTGGAACTGGGACCGATCCCGCTGCGCGCGTACGCCTTCTGCATCATCATCGGTGTCGTCGTGGCCGTCTGGCTCGGCAGCAAGCGCTGGGTCGCCCGCGGCGGCGCCAAGCACACGGTGGGTGACATCGCCGTCTGGGCCGTCCCGTTCGGGCTGGTCGGCGGCCGCCTCTACCACGTGATCACCGACCACCAGCTGTACTTCGGGGACGGCAGGAACCCCTGGAACGCCTTCAAGGTCTGGGAGGGCGGCCTGGGTATCTGGGGCGCGATCGCGCTCGGCGCGGTCGGTGCCTGGATCGGCGCCCGCCGGCGCGGTGTGCCGCTGCCGCCGTGGGCCGACGCCCTGGCGCCGGGCATCGCGCTCGCCCAGGCCTGCGGCCGCTGGGGCAACTGGTTCAACCAGGAGCTCTACGGCAAGGAGACCACCCTCCCCTGGGGTCTGAAGATCGACAAGACCCTGCCGGACGGCGAGATCGTCCAGGGGATCTACCACCCGACCTTCCTGTACGAGTCGCTCTGGTGCGTCGGTGTGGCGCTGCTGGTGATCTGGGCCGACCGCCGCTTCACCCTCGGCCACGGCCGGGCCTTCGCGCTGTACGTCGCCGCCTACACGGTGGGCCGGTTCTGGATCGAGGCGCTGCGGATCGACGAGGCGCACCGGTTCTTCGGCCTGCGCCTCAACGACTGGACGGCGATCGTCGTCTTCCTGGGCGCCGTCGCCTACCTGGTGATCGTGGGGAAGAAGCGGCCCGGCCGGGAGGACCCGGACTCGATCGACCCGGTCTCCCGGGACGAGCGCGCTGCCGCCGCCGCTGCCGCGGCCGGTTCGGCGGACGGGACCGACGGGACGGACGGGACGGACGGGACGGACGGGACACCCCGGGCGGAGGCGTCCGAGGTGGCCGACGTGACCGACGAAGCGGACGGGGCGGGCCGTGCCGAGGACGGCTCCCGGGCCGCCGACGCGGCCGCCGAGCCGCACCGTGCGGAGCCGAAGAAAACACCCTGA
- a CDS encoding VIT1/CCC1 transporter family protein has translation MTATITERLTDDQHPKPRIPAEGHHRDVNGGWLRPAVFGAMDGLVSNFALMTGVVGGAVSSGTVVLTGLAGLAAGACSMAAGEYTSVASQRELVQAEIEAERLELSRNPHGELAELAELYASRGVDPDLALAVARQLSVDPDRTLEIHAREELGIDPNDLPSPVVAAASSFVCFAVGALLPLLPYLLGATSLLPALLLSLAGLFACGAVVARVTARSWWFSGMRQLVLGGAAAGVTFLLGRLIGGAVG, from the coding sequence ATGACCGCGACCATCACCGAGCGCCTGACCGACGACCAGCACCCCAAGCCGCGGATCCCCGCCGAGGGCCATCACCGCGACGTGAACGGCGGCTGGCTGCGGCCCGCGGTGTTCGGCGCGATGGACGGACTGGTCTCCAACTTCGCGCTGATGACCGGCGTGGTCGGCGGCGCGGTCTCCAGCGGCACGGTCGTCCTCACCGGCCTGGCCGGCCTGGCCGCCGGCGCCTGCTCGATGGCGGCGGGGGAGTACACCTCGGTCGCCTCGCAGCGTGAGCTGGTGCAGGCCGAGATCGAGGCCGAGCGGCTGGAGCTGAGCCGCAACCCGCACGGCGAGCTGGCCGAGCTGGCCGAGCTGTACGCCTCGCGCGGGGTCGATCCGGACCTCGCGCTGGCGGTGGCCCGCCAGCTCTCGGTGGACCCGGACCGGACGCTGGAGATCCACGCCCGGGAGGAGCTCGGCATCGACCCGAACGACCTGCCCTCGCCGGTGGTCGCGGCGGCCTCCTCGTTCGTCTGCTTCGCGGTGGGCGCGCTGCTCCCGCTGCTGCCGTACCTGCTGGGTGCGACCTCGCTGCTGCCGGCCCTGCTGCTCTCGCTGGCCGGCCTGTTCGCCTGCGGTGCGGTGGTCGCCCGGGTCACCGCCCGCAGCTGGTGGTTCAGCGGGATGCGCCAGCTGGTGCTGGGCGGGGCGGCGGCCGGTGTGACGTTCCTGCTGGGCCGGCTGATTGGCGGCGCGGTCGGCTGA